CGGAACTGGAGCCAAATAAGGCGCGTCGGTCTCAAGTACAAAAGCATCAAGCGGAAGCTGCTTCACTATCTCATGCAGCTCTTGAGCATTTTTGAAGCTTATAACTCCGCCAACTCCAAGCGCAAGCCCCTGTTCGTAGATTTTTTTTGCCAAATCCAAGTCCCCAGAATAACAGTGAAAAACTCCCTTTCGCTTTGGCAAACCTTCTTGCATCAATACTTCCCACACTTCGTTATTTGCAGAACGTGAATGGATAATAAAAGGAAGTTCAAATTCATGCGACCACTCAAGGTGAAGCAAAAACAAACGCATTTGTGTTTTGCGATTTACTTCCCAATGAAAATCGAGGCCAGTTTCACCAAGCGCCACTACTTTTTCTTGCCGCAACATGTTTCGTATTTTTTCATTCCAGCTTTCATCCCACTTTTCAGCATCGCAAGGATGAATGCCAACGGCGGCAAAAAGCCGTTCATCGGTATTGGCAAGCTTTAGGGCTTTTTCGTTTCCGGCAAAATCATCACCAGCGCCAATAAGCACAATGGCTTCAAGCCCGGCTTTCCAAGCACGATCTAAAACAGCTTCACGATCTTCATCGAAGGCTTCGAAACTTAAATGAGCATGAGTATCAATCATAAAAAATTAGGCTTTGTAGTCTCGTTCAAAAGCTGAAAGGAAAGAAGAAAACTGTTTTGCATACCGTTCTTCTTCTACTCTTATGGCGAAATCTTTTGCAGAGTCCAAAAAGATTTTACATTCGGGAAGGCCATATTTTTTGCGAAGCAAGGACTCCAGCAAATTAAGGTCGATATTTTGTGCCGAAATAAATCCTGAGAAATGATCGCCCATCGATTTGAGCATAGCCGAAACAGCTGCATTTTTCTTTCCTCTTCCAAGCTCGGCTAAGCCAATGGTGATATAGGCTTGGTGAACAAAGACGGGATTATCAGGAACAAGCTCCAACACTTTTCTGGCGCGCCTGATTGCTTTTTCATATTCCTTAAAGCGTTCGATGAGAAGACGCGCTGCAATGATTTTGATAGCAGGATCATCGGGCAGTAATTTTTCTGCGCGATCATAATGTTGCCATGCTTGTTTATAGTCATGCTTTAACTTGAACAAAACGCCCAAGGCAGAGTGATACAAGGCTATGCTTCGCTCATCCTGTGTTTTAGCCATGTTGCCGGCTAACAGTTTTTCGGCATCGTCATATTGTTTGGCATGCATGAGCTCGAAAGCGCGATAACATACATCGCTTGCGGAAAATTCTGTTTTGTCGGTTTCAATGTGAGTCATCTTTTTGGAACCTATCGGTTTTGGCATAAAACATCCACCATTTCTTGATGGATTTTTCCGTTTGAAGTTAAAATTTCATCTCCGTACACATCGAAGCTGCCGCCATCAAAGGAACTTACCTGTCCACCCGCTTCACGAATGATAACCACACCTGCTGCGATATCCCACGGCTTCAGAAAGAGTTCCCAAAATCCATCTATGCGTCCACATGCAATCCACGCCAAATCTATCGCTGCCGAGCCAGGCCTGCGCACTGCTCTTGCTTTTTTAATAAAATGCGCAAAGTGATCTAAATTATCAGCTTGTTCTTCTTGCACATTATAGGCAAAGCCCGTTGCAAGCAAAGCATGCACAAGATCTGGACTGTTGCTTACCTGCAAACGTTTTCCGTTGAGAAAAGCACCTTCACCTTTTACGGCAGTGAAAAGTTCGTCGCGATTGGGATCGAAAATAACACCAAGCACAAGCTCACCTTGAAACTCCAGCGCAATCGAAACACAAAAAAATGGAAACTGATGCGCATAGTTTATGGTTCCATCAAGAGGATCAATAATCCATCGATACTCAGACTGCTTCCGTTTTCCACTTCCCTCTTCGGCTAAGATATCATGATGTGGAAAATGTTTTGCGAGCGTTCCTACAATAAGTGCTTCACATTTTTTATCCACCTCGGTGACCAAATTGATGGCGCCTTTGTACTCAATATGATGATCTTTTTTGAGAGAATCTAGTTGTATTTTTCCCGCCTGCTTCGCAAGTTCAACGGCACAGCTTAAAAATTCTTGCATACATTTTCCTTTAAAGTGTTCGGGCAAGTGTCAGTACAAAAACTTTTTCTGCTTTTGCTTTCTTCAACATTTTTGCACATTCGTTTATGGTTGCACCTGTTGTAATCACATCATCAATGAGCAAAATATTTTTTCCAAACACATCAGCTTTAGTCGAAAGATAAAAATTATTTTTAATTTGATGAAGTCGATCATCCGCTGAGCTTCCCACCTGGCTTGATTTTCCCATGACCCACTTTCGCTTCAATCCTTTTCGCTCGAAGGGAATCGCATTTGTCTTCGCCAATTTTTCCGCAAGAAGCGCAGCTT
The Deltaproteobacteria bacterium CG11_big_fil_rev_8_21_14_0_20_42_23 genome window above contains:
- a CDS encoding hydrolase TatD, with amino-acid sequence MIDTHAHLSFEAFDEDREAVLDRAWKAGLEAIVLIGAGDDFAGNEKALKLANTDERLFAAVGIHPCDAEKWDESWNEKIRNMLRQEKVVALGETGLDFHWEVNRKTQMRLFLLHLEWSHEFELPFIIHSRSANNEVWEVLMQEGLPKRKGVFHCYSGDLDLAKKIYEQGLALGVGGVISFKNAQELHEIVKQLPLDAFVLETDAPYLAPVPYRGKRNESSYVPYIVEKIAELKNISKEEVVHTTSERAKALFHLGGKNEETLES
- a CDS encoding inositol monophosphatase, with the protein product MQEFLSCAVELAKQAGKIQLDSLKKDHHIEYKGAINLVTEVDKKCEALIVGTLAKHFPHHDILAEEGSGKRKQSEYRWIIDPLDGTINYAHQFPFFCVSIALEFQGELVLGVIFDPNRDELFTAVKGEGAFLNGKRLQVSNSPDLVHALLATGFAYNVQEEQADNLDHFAHFIKKARAVRRPGSAAIDLAWIACGRIDGFWELFLKPWDIAAGVVIIREAGGQVSSFDGGSFDVYGDEILTSNGKIHQEMVDVLCQNR